A single genomic interval of Chrysemys picta bellii isolate R12L10 chromosome 8, ASM1138683v2, whole genome shotgun sequence harbors:
- the LRRTM2 gene encoding leucine-rich repeat transmembrane neuronal protein 2 produces the protein MGLHFKWPLGAPMLAALYAMSMVLKLLPALGMACPPKCRCEKLLFYCDSQGFHSVPNTTDKGSLGLSLRHNYISELERDQFASFSQLTWLHLDHNQIATVREDSFQGLYKLKELILSSNKIFYLPNTTFSQLLNLQNLDLSFNQLSSLHPELFYGLRKLQTLHLRSNSLRTIPVRLFWDCRSLEFLDLSTNRLRSLARNGFAGLIKLRELHLEHNQLTKINFAHFLRLSSLHTLFLQWNKISNLTCGMEWTWGTLEKLDLTGNEIKAIDLTVFETMPNLKILLMDNNKLTTLDSKILNSLTSITTVGLSSNLWECSPKICELATWLSGFQGRWEHSIVCHSPDHTQGEDILDAVYGFQLCWNLSTIVTSMVTSYRSPTTEYTKRISSSNFHMGDKEIPTTAGIVVTTEEHFTEPNNAIFTQRVITGTMALLFSFFFIIFIVFISRKCCPPTLRRIRQCSMIQNHRQLRSQTRLHMSNMSDQGPYNEYEPTHEGPFIIINGYGQCKCQQLPYKECEV, from the exons ATGG GCTTACATTTCAAGTGGCCATTAGGGGCTCCTATGCTGGCAGCACTATATGCAATGAGTATGGTTTTAAAATTGCTGCCTGCCTTGGGCATGGCTTGTCCACCAAAATGTCGCTGTGAGAAGCTGCTCTTTTACTGTGACTCTCAGGGGTTTCACTCAGTGCCAAACACCACTGACAAGGGCTCTCTAGGTTTGTCACTGAGGCACAATTATATTTCTGAACTTGAAAGGGATCAATTTGCAAGCTTCAGTCAACTTACTTGGCTTCACTTAGATCATAATCAAATTGCAACAGTAAGAGAAGATTCTTTTCAAGGACTATATAAACTTAAGGAATTAATCCTAAGTTCAAACAAAATCTTTTATTTGCCAAACACAACTTTTAGCCAATTGCTGAACCTGCAAAATTTGGACctctcttttaatcagttatcCTCTCTGCATCCTGAGTTGTTTTATGGACTTCGCAAACTGCAGACCTTGCATTTACGTTCCAACTCCCTGCGGACTATCCCAGTCCGCCTTTTCTGGGACTGTCGTAGTCTGGAGTTTCTGGATTTGAGCACAAATCGCTTGCGAAGTTTGGCTCGCAATGGATTTGCAGGATTAATCAAACTGAGGGAGCTTCACCTAGAGCACAACCAGCTGACAAAGATTAATTTTGCTCATTTCCTACGGCTAAGCAGTCTGCACACGCTCTTCTTGCAGTGGAACAAAATTAGCAACTTGACATGTGGGATGGAGTGGACCTGGGGCACCTTAGAAAAGCTAGATTTGACTGGAAATGAAATCAAAGCCATTGATTTGACAGTTTTTGAAACTATGCCTAATCTTAAAATACTCCTAATGGATAACAACAAGCTAACCACTCTGGATTCCAAGATCTTAAATTCACTTACATCCATAACTACAGTGGGCCTCTCCAGCAATCTGTGGGAATGCAGTCCAAAGATATGTGAATTAGCCACATGGCTGAGTGGTTTTCAAGGTCGGTGGGAGCACTCCATAGTATGCCACAGCCCAGACCACACCCAAGGAGAGGATATTCTAGATGCAGTTTACGGTTTTCAGCTTTGCTGGAATTTATCAACTATTGTTACATCCATGGTTACAAGTTACAGATCTCCAACTACTGAGTATACAAAAAGAATAAGCTCATCAAATTTCCATATGGGAGACAAAGAAATTCCAACTACTGCAGGCATAGTCGTTACTACTGAAGAACATTTCACTGAACCAAACAATGCCATCTTCACTCAACGGGTAATTACAGGAACAATGgctttattattttctttcttttttatcatttttatagtgttcATCTCCAGAAAATGCTGCCCTCCCACATTAAGAAGAATTAGGCAGTGTTCAATGATTCAAAACCACAGGCAACTCCGATCCCAAACACGGCTACATATGTCAAACATGTCAGACCAAGGACCATATAATGAATATGAACCCACCCATGAAGGACCTTTCATCATCATTAATGGCTATGGACAGTGCAAGTGTCAGCAGCTGCCATATAAAGAATGTGAAGTATAA